Proteins from a single region of Palaemon carinicauda isolate YSFRI2023 chromosome 1, ASM3689809v2, whole genome shotgun sequence:
- the LOC137638709 gene encoding uncharacterized protein — translation MTRCSLSKSANIRLVAANGSAIPTTSYEFLALSFGSTKYNWKFLVAEVTSPMLGADFLSHFQLLVDVAHRWLVNSDSYSSTTFQPDPSDLALHISVPTDAYTHLLRSYQEVFRPELCQMPTVSAKHGIYHHIRTMGPPVFARFRHLAQDCLAAPKQMFAEMEEMSLCPKASSSWLSHLHIVLKKGGSLRLCGDYRCLNM, via the coding sequence ATGACACGATGTAGTTTGTCTAAATCTGCAAATattcgcctggtagctgccaatggatctgcaatacccaccacCAGTTATGAATTCCtcgcattatcatttggaagcaccaaatataattggaagtttcttgtggcTGAGGTCACATCGCCAATGCTCGGTGCGGACTTCCTCTCACATTTTCAACTCCTGGTAGATGTCGCTCACCGTTGGTTAGTCAACTCTGATTCGTACTCCTCGACAACTTTCCAACCAGATCCCTCcgatctcgctctccacatcagcgtacccacggatgcctacactcaCCTCCTCAGGTCATATcaagaagttttccgtccagaactttgtcaaatgccTACGGTTTCCgcaaaacatggtatttatcaccatatcaggacAATGGGACCCccggtgtttgccagattcagacatctggcacaggATTGTTTGGCAGCCCCTAAACaaatgtttgctgaaatggaagaaatgagcctttgcccaAAGGCCTCAAGCTCATGGTTGTCAcatttacacattgtcctgaagaaaggtgGCTCTctgcgtctgtgtggggattatagGTGCCTAAACATGTAG